In the genome of Thermodesulfobacteriota bacterium, one region contains:
- the thiM gene encoding hydroxyethylthiazole kinase, producing the protein MENLALNAAKNLDAVRNKKPLIHNITNYVVMNYTANVLLAMGASPVMAHAPNEVEQMVSFAGALVLNIGTLTDEWIDSMIVAGRKATALKTPIVLDPVGSGATSLRTSSAKKIIDQTKISVIRGNASEILSLKNSESKTKGVDSIHSVEDASYAAKTLAEDLQTTLAITGSVDLITDGDRIVRVSNGHPLMSCVTGTGCTATAVIGAFLAVDDDPFSATATALAFFGMAGEIAGEKAEAPGSFMIKMLDALYLITPEKLQSGCQIEE; encoded by the coding sequence ATGGAAAACTTGGCTTTAAATGCGGCTAAAAACCTGGATGCCGTGAGAAACAAAAAACCGCTTATTCACAACATTACCAACTATGTGGTAATGAATTATACGGCAAATGTACTTCTTGCCATGGGTGCATCGCCGGTGATGGCGCATGCCCCAAATGAAGTCGAACAAATGGTCTCCTTTGCCGGTGCACTTGTACTCAATATCGGCACACTTACCGATGAGTGGATTGATTCAATGATTGTAGCCGGGAGAAAAGCAACCGCGCTGAAAACGCCTATCGTTCTCGACCCGGTTGGGTCCGGAGCGACATCACTGAGGACGAGCTCTGCCAAAAAAATTATTGATCAAACCAAAATCAGCGTGATCAGGGGAAACGCATCGGAAATTCTATCACTCAAAAACAGTGAATCAAAAACCAAAGGCGTTGATTCCATCCACAGCGTGGAAGATGCTTCTTATGCTGCCAAAACCTTGGCCGAAGATTTGCAAACCACTTTAGCCATTACAGGTTCTGTTGACTTGATTACCGATGGGGACCGTATAGTACGTGTTTCCAATGGTCACCCGCTTATGTCCTGTGTGACCGGAACCGGATGCACGGCAACCGCAGTGATCGGGGCATTTTTAGCGGTGGACGATGACCCGTTCAGCGCGACGGCAACCGCACTGGCTTTCTTTGGTATGGCAGGGGAGATAGCAGGTGAAAAAGCAGAAGCACCGGGGAGTTTTATGATTAAGATGCTTGATGCCTTGTATCTCATTACCCCGGAAAAACTGCAATCCGGCTGCCAAATTGAGGAATGA